In the genome of Dyadobacter fermentans DSM 18053, the window TTGAACAATGTAGCGGATATCAATGCATTGGTGTTTCTAGACGACGAAGGTTTCGACTGGAATACGGACCTGACAAAAACGCTCAACCTGCTGCGGAAACGCAACATTCCGGTGATCGTGGCGAATACGGACAAGACCTATCCGGCGTCCCGCAGCCGCGTGTCGTTCGCCATCGGCGCATTGGCGAAAATGATCGAGGATACCATCGGCCGCCAGTTTATCCGCTTCGGCAAGCCCGATCCGCAGATGTTCATTTTTGCGTATCAACACATTAAAAACTATCCTAATGTGAGCAAAAAGCAGATTTTGATGGTTGGCGACACCCTGCAAACCGACATTCTCGGCGGCAACAAGTTCGGCCTCGACACCGCGCTCGTGCTCACGGGTAACACACAGGCAGAAGACGCCGAGGTGCGTATTCGGGCAACCGGTATCATCCCGACGTACATTTGCGTGTCGGCGGTGGTGGAATAGACACTACTTGCCGTTCATCGGCACATAATATTCCCTGAACCGCTGATCCTCCTGTCCGGCTTCGGTGGCCTTGCCCAGTTTCCGCAGCAGTACGGCGCGGTTCTGATGACTTTGGCCGGCGAGCCAGGAGTCGGGGAAAGAGCGGGCCGAGCGCGTGAACAGTTCGTACGATTCGCGGAGCAGTGCCGTCTCCTTTTTTGTCATAAACACCTTTCCTTCGTCGAAATCCTGCCGCCAGCGCCGGGCAATGGGCGTCATGCGCTCCGCTTCCTGAAAGACCTTGAATGCAGGGATCGCGGGCACTTTCGAGTTCTTTGCGGCAATCGGCGCAACCGGTTTTGCGAAAAATGCCACAATGGCCTCGGTGTAGGCGAGGGCTTCGGCGGTGTTGTATTCAGGCTGTTTCAGACGGCGCTCCTCGGCGGGGTTGGTAAAAAAAGACGCCTCAGCGAGCAGCGCGGGCATGCCATATGTATTCCTCAGCACCGATGCGCCCGCATCAGGAAAAATAGTGAAGTCCGACACCAGCGAAACCGGTGTACCGGGTTTGTACAAATGTTTCAGCAACGTAGCCGAGAGTTCTTTGCCAAAATTGACGCTTGCGACGTTCTCCGACATATTTCCATGAAAATAAATGATCGGGAAGTTCACCGACGAATCGGCCGTCGCATTATGGTGAATTGATACGAAGAGATCGGCTTCGCGGTCGCAGGCGAGCTTTGCACGATCGGCCAGCGGCACTTCCACGTCGGTAGTCCTCGTCATGAGCACCCTGGCGCCCTTCTTTTCGAGCATTTGCTGCAATAGCAACGCCACACGGAGGTTAACCCATTCTTCCCGCTCTCCGCCCGGGCCCACGCGATAGCTGTCGGTAGCGGCGGTGCCGCCATGGCCCGGATCAATGCATATTACTTTTCTTTTGAGCGGCTTTCGTTTCGACTGAGCGACGGCGATCGAGGCGATGCCGGCGAGCAACAATAAGGTGAGGAAAATGCGGTTCATGGGCTTAGAATAATGGATTCATAAATTAAGAATGATCAGGCGGTTGTGCAAGCCTTCCCCCCGGTTCGCGTCCATTATCCTTTTTCATGCTATTTTTACCAAAAATCTTTCTACTCAATCAAAGCACACACTTATGCTTGCCAAAACTTACGGAAGCGCTGTTTTCGGCGTCGATGCCACGATCATCACCATCGAAGTGAACGTCGGTCAGGGACTGGGATTTTATATGGTTGGTCTTGCCGATAATGCGGTGAAAGAAAGTCAGCAGCGTGTAGAAGCCTCCCTGAAACATTTCGGCTACAAAATGCCGCGCCAGAAACTGGTCGTTAATCTGGCTCCGGCGGACATTCGCAAAGAAGGCTCCGCGTACGACCTCCCCATCGCGATTTGTACGCTGCAATGTTCCGACCAGCTCGTGTGCGTCCGCAACACCGAAGATTACATTATCCTCGGCGAGCTCTCCCTAGACGGCATACTCCGGCCCATTAAAGGCGTGCTGCCCATCGCGATCGAGGCGCGCAAGCAGGGATTCAAAGGCATTGTACTCCCCGCGGAAAATGCGCACGAAGCTGCCATTGTGAATAATCTGGACGTCATTCCGGTGGGTACCCTCGCGGAAGCGGTCGGGTATTTCAAAGGCACGCACGAGATAGAACCGCTCCGGGTGGACACGCGTGACTTGTTTTTCACCTCTCAAAACGACTATGAAGCGGATTTTGAGCATGTACAGGGACAGGAAAACATCAAGCGCGCCCTGGAAATCGCGGCTGCGGGCGGGCATAATGCGATCATGATCGGGCCGCCGGGGGCTGGTAAAACAATGCTTGCGAAACGCATTCCAGGCATCTTGCCTCCGCTCAGCCTGCCCGAAGCATTGGAAACTACCAAAATACACTCCGTTGCGGGGCGGCTCGGGAAACAGGCCACACTGGTGTCACGCCGTCCGTTCCGCTCACCGCACCATTCGATCAGCGACGTGGCGCTGGTGGGTGGCGGGAGCTATCCGCAGCCGGGCGAAATATCGCTGGCGCACAATGGCGTGCTATTCCTGGATGAGCTGCCGGAGTTCAAAAGGTCGGTACTCGAAGTCATGCGCCAGCCGCTGGAAGAGCGGAAGGTGAGCATTTCGCGGGCGAAAATGGCGGTGGAATATCCTGCCAATTTCATGCTCATTGCGAGCATGAACCCCTGCCCGTGCGGATATTACAATCATCCCGAAAGAGAATGCGTCTGCGGCCCCGGGGTCGTACAGAAGTACCTCAACAAAATCAGCGGCCCGCTCCTGGACCGCATCGACCTGCATGTAGAAGTGACGCCGGTTTCCTTCGAACAGATCTCCTCCACCCGCAAATCCGAAAGCAGCGAACAGATCCGCGAGCGCGTCATCAATGCCCGCGAGCGACAGACTGAGCGTTTCAAAAATCATAAGGAAATCTATTCCAATGCGATGATGACGCCCGAAATGGTCAAACAGATCTGCACCGTCAACGAAGGCGGCAAAATGCTCCTCCACAAAGCGATGGAACGCCTGGGCCTCTCCGCCCGCGCCTACGACCGCATCCTTAAAGTCTCCCGCACCATCGCCGACCTGGCCGATAGCGACGATATTAAAGTAGAACACCTCGCCGAGGCAATCCAATACCGCAGCCTGGACCGGGAGAATTGGGCTGGATAGACAGTGCCAGTAATCTATTTTTTCACCCTAAACTTTGTTAAATTTGGAAACACTACACTTGACAAAAGAGATGAGTAATCGTATCGTTTCGGAAATCATGAACGTGCCGGATGCATATCTGGTGCTGGAAGCGGTGCAAAAAGCGCTTGATGAAGAGCGGAAGCGGCGGTTGAAATTTTATAATGACATTACGGAGCAGGAGAAAATCGAATTCATTAATGGAGAAATTGTAACGCATTCTCCCGCAACGTACAAGCATGGTAAAATCAGCGGTCTGTTATATACCGCCCTTTCGTTGCATGTGCGGAAGAATGCGCTGGGCTTCGTAGGATACGAGAAAATAATGATCTCATTATCCCGAAATGACTACGAGCCGGACATTTGCTTTTTTAATAATGAAAAATCAAAAGAATTTGCCGATGACAAAAT includes:
- a CDS encoding TIGR01459 family HAD-type hydrolase, which gives rise to MVLDNFRSVISKYDVIFFDAFGVLKTYNGLIPGIENTFTYLRERGKDFYVVTNDASRSPEQLAQSYVNLGVNDVTPDRIISSGMLAREYLDLKVRQGVVAYLGTENSAHYIETSDLKTLSIRQLDLNNVADINALVFLDDEGFDWNTDLTKTLNLLRKRNIPVIVANTDKTYPASRSRVSFAIGALAKMIEDTIGRQFIRFGKPDPQMFIFAYQHIKNYPNVSKKQILMVGDTLQTDILGGNKFGLDTALVLTGNTQAEDAEVRIRATGIIPTYICVSAVVE
- a CDS encoding N-acetylmuramoyl-L-alanine amidase family protein, producing the protein MNRIFLTLLLLAGIASIAVAQSKRKPLKRKVICIDPGHGGTAATDSYRVGPGGEREEWVNLRVALLLQQMLEKKGARVLMTRTTDVEVPLADRAKLACDREADLFVSIHHNATADSSVNFPIIYFHGNMSENVASVNFGKELSATLLKHLYKPGTPVSLVSDFTIFPDAGASVLRNTYGMPALLAEASFFTNPAEERRLKQPEYNTAEALAYTEAIVAFFAKPVAPIAAKNSKVPAIPAFKVFQEAERMTPIARRWRQDFDEGKVFMTKKETALLRESYELFTRSARSFPDSWLAGQSHQNRAVLLRKLGKATEAGQEDQRFREYYVPMNGK
- a CDS encoding YifB family Mg chelatase-like AAA ATPase, with protein sequence MLAKTYGSAVFGVDATIITIEVNVGQGLGFYMVGLADNAVKESQQRVEASLKHFGYKMPRQKLVVNLAPADIRKEGSAYDLPIAICTLQCSDQLVCVRNTEDYIILGELSLDGILRPIKGVLPIAIEARKQGFKGIVLPAENAHEAAIVNNLDVIPVGTLAEAVGYFKGTHEIEPLRVDTRDLFFTSQNDYEADFEHVQGQENIKRALEIAAAGGHNAIMIGPPGAGKTMLAKRIPGILPPLSLPEALETTKIHSVAGRLGKQATLVSRRPFRSPHHSISDVALVGGGSYPQPGEISLAHNGVLFLDELPEFKRSVLEVMRQPLEERKVSISRAKMAVEYPANFMLIASMNPCPCGYYNHPERECVCGPGVVQKYLNKISGPLLDRIDLHVEVTPVSFEQISSTRKSESSEQIRERVINARERQTERFKNHKEIYSNAMMTPEMVKQICTVNEGGKMLLHKAMERLGLSARAYDRILKVSRTIADLADSDDIKVEHLAEAIQYRSLDRENWAG
- a CDS encoding Uma2 family endonuclease, with product MLNLETLHLTKEMSNRIVSEIMNVPDAYLVLEAVQKALDEERKRRLKFYNDITEQEKIEFINGEIVTHSPATYKHGKISGLLYTALSLHVRKNALGFVGYEKIMISLSRNDYEPDICFFNNEKSKEFADDKMFFPTPDLVIEIISPSTKLRDRGVKFKDYQAHGVNEYWIIDPSDDTLEQYHLFGEEYQLILKSAVGDVKSFAVDGFQIPIRAIFDDDENLKAIQNL